GGGTAACAGTTGCCTGTTTTCCCAGAAAGAAATAAACAAGGACTATGAGAATGGATGTGAAGTGAATACCTTTTCTCAGTATCTCGTTCATGAAAGATCTTGAAGCCATCGGCATTTAATGTGCTTTTGTTGTATATAAAAGGGTTCATCAAAAATGATAAGATAAGACCCGCTATTTTTGATAGGTAAATGAGATAGCTATGGCCAGTATTTCCTATTCATAAGCGAATCAATAAAATAGCAGGCCTCAGAAACTACAATGTGGAGTGGAAAGATAATGGTAGTTTTTAAGGACCGAACAGATGCCGGCAAACGGCTTGCAGAGGAACTGGAAGAATACGCCGGACGCGATGATGTTATTTTACTTGCCCTTCCAAGGGGAGGCGTACCTGTAGCTTTTGAAGTTGCGAAGGAACTTGACCTTGAACTTGACGTTTTCATTGTAAGGAAACTTGGTGTGCCCGGATATGAGGAACTTGCCATGGGAGCAATTTCAAGTGGTGGTGTTAAGGTCATGAACATGAGTGTAGTGGATTCCCTGCAGATAAGCGGAGAAGATATCGATTCGGTTGTTGAGGCCGAAAGAAAGGAGCTGGAAAGAAGAGAAGAACTGTACCGAAAAGGTAAAGCTAAACTGGATGTTACCGGCAGGACTGCGATTCTGATCGATGACGGACTTGCCACGGGTGCTACCATGAAGGCAGCAGTTCAGGCCTTAAGAGCACAGAAACCTGAAAATATAGTCGTTGCAGTCCCGACTGCTTCAAAAGAAGCCTGCGAGGAATTTGCAGCAGATGTTGACAAAACTGTCTGCCTTACAACACCAGAGCCATTCTATGGAGTTGGTGCATGGTATGAGGACTTCGCCCAGACCAGTGACCGGGAGGTCTGTGATCTCCTCAAAAAAGCAGAGGACATGAACAGATAGATACAGGAGATGAGAGCATGAACCAAACTGAAGAAAACCATGTTACCATCAATCTGGAAAAGGTCACCCTTGAAGGAAACCTGGATATTCCGGATTCTGCAAAAGGAATTGTGATCTTTGCGCATGGAAGCGGAAGCAGCAGGTTTAGTCCGAGAAACAGGTTCGTGGCCGATTATCTGCAGAAACAGGGACTTGCAACACTGCTGTTCGACCTGCTGACCCGTGAAGAGGATGAGATCGACCGCCTCACTGCACATCTTCGTTTCAATATAGAATTACTTGCCGAGCGTCTTGTCGCGGTCACTGACTGGATTAGCATGAACCCTGATACATCTGAACTGGATATAGGTTATTTTGGTGCAAGTACCGGGGCTGCGGCTGCTCTTTATGCTGCCAGTGAGCGAGCTGAAAGAACAAAGGCCGTGGTTTCCAGGGGAGGAAGACCGGATCTCGCAGACAGGGTACTGGGAGATGTAAAGGCACCCACTTTACTGATAGTTGGAAGTATGGACAGTGCGGTTATAGATATGAACAAATGGGCTCTGGAGAGACTGAATTCTGAGAAGGAGATGAAACTGGTCAGTGGAGCCACCCATCTTTTCGAAGAGCCTGGCACACTGGAAGAGGCAGCAAGGCTGGCAGGAGAATGGTTTGTAAAATATATGGGTCGAAATAAACTGGAAAAATAAAAGTTAGAAACTAAAAAAAGAAAATGCCGGTGATTATTCCAGTGAAATGGCTTCAACCGGGCAAATCTCGACACAGTCACCGCAGTCCACGCAGGCTTCTGCATCGACTTCGGCAAGGTCCTGGTCATTCATTGAAATTGCTTCAACGGGACATGAATCAACACATGCTCCGCATCCTGTACATAGATCTTTATCAACAATAGCTGTCATTTGAGTATCGCTCCCTTGTTAGATTTTTACTGATTTCATTTTAAGAGATTGCACATCCAAAATCAGGGATTATGAAATAAATACCTGTCGTATTCAGTGAACATATCTGAATGTCGAAAGATGAAATCGAAAACTCTCAGAATATCATATATAAATATTATTATATGAGTGGTATAAAGTAACTTAATATACTAATTACCACAATAAATTAATTAAACTGTAGACAGGTAGTACAGATTTACAGGTCCATATAGAAAAGAAGAATTCATGCTTGATATTGATAATCAGAAGATATCCAAAAGTTTTGCGCACACAGATGTAGTAGTTATACTACTGCTAGGTTTGTGTGTTCTGCTTCTTACAGCTTATCTGGATCTATTTGAAACTGTCCTGTCCTTTATGCAGACTCACGAGAAATGGGAACTTGATGAGATCTTTATTCTTTCATTATATTTTTCAATAGCTCTGGCCTTTTTTTCTTTCAGGAGATGGAGGGAAGCAAAAAACGAGATTGGAAAAAGGATAGAACTGGAAAAACAGCTTATACACGCTGTTCATGAGGCTGAACACGCCAACCAGGCAAAGAGCGAGTTCCTTGCAAACATGAGCCATGAGATTCGCACCCCTCTAAATTCCATAATAGGTTTTTCCGATCTGCTTCTTGAGGAAATATTCGGGAGTCTCAATGAAGAGCAGACACGTCATGTCAGGAATATCTCTTCAAGCGGAAAACATCTGCTGGAGCTGATAAACCAGATACTTGATATTGCAAAGGTCGAGTCCGGCCAGATGAAACTGAACCGGGAAACATTCCGTGTAGCAGATACACTGGAAGAGGTTAAGACAGTATTATACCCTCTTGCCTCAAAGAAGAATATAAAGCTGACATTCACTTCTGATGACGGAGCTACTGAGATAAATGCAGATAAACTGAAACTAAAGCAGATCATTTTCAATCTAGCGAGCAATGCAATCAAGTTCACACCTGAGAACGGCCGTGTGGATATCGGAATGATGATATCGGATGGCATGCTTACCGTAATGGTAGCTGATACCGGAATCGGAATAAAGAAATCAGAACAGGATGACATCTTCGAACCATTCAAACAGGCCGGTCAGATGAGCAATAAAGAGTATCAGGGCACAGGACTGGGGCTTTCCATTGTCAGGGAATTCGTGGAGCTGCATAAAGGACGTATCTGGGTGGAAAGTGATCCCGGAATCGGATCCACATTTATTTTTGAGATTCCCGTGCACTCAGAAGAGTGATACATAGCACGCAATAATCTACTTCTTTTCATTGTTAACTGCGTTAAGCATATCCTTATAAGTAATAGTCGATAAAGCAAGAATAATCAAAGGTATTGATATTATCGACAGGGTCAATCAGAACACATGTTCTGTGCAGAATAATGCTGGTGATTATACAGATAATGCTGTTAATATCGACATCTCTGATCCACAAATAATCCAGAGGATTTAGATGACAGTGATGAATATAACCGGATGCAGGATGTTTGAGGATGAGATAGTTGATACATTATGTAAAGACCCGAAGATCGATGATATAATCATTATTGAAAACCAGGAGTCTGCCGGCCTGACAGAAAAACTGGAGAAATGCGGTATCTCCTACAGAATGATTTCTCCGGATGAGATCTCAAATTTATACAGCTCAGCAAACAACAATGAGTATGTCGTTACGGTCAACATCATGCCCCTTTCATTACACGGCGATCCAAAACACCTGAGAGACCAGGTCTACGGTAGTATAAAACGTATCGCTGATTTCTCTGATGGCATCTTTTTATTCTACGGCCTCTGCGGGAATGTGCTCAGGAGAATAGAAAAAGATCTTGATCAATTGCCCTGTCCCGTCTCTATCTTGAAAGACAATGAAGGAAAGATAGTGGACGATTGCATTGGTGCGGCAATTGGCGGTCGCAAGTCCTTTTTGAAGATTGTATCCGGTTTCAACCGAAAGAGCGCAATAGTAATGACACCCATGTGGGTGAAGAACTGGCAGGAAATGTTCCAGCACAGCGGTTTTATCGAGAACAGGGAAGATATCGAAATGGCCAGGTTCGTCCTAGATTCCATGGGTTATGAAACTGTCGTGAAAATAGACACCGGCCTGCAGTACACCGATGGCTACCATGAGATGATCGAGGAGTTCGCCGACACATTCCAGCTCAATATCCTTGAAATTAAAGGTAAACATGAGATTATCAATGGTTCCTATGCAGTT
The window above is part of the Methanolobus zinderi genome. Proteins encoded here:
- a CDS encoding dienelactone hydrolase family protein, with protein sequence MNQTEENHVTINLEKVTLEGNLDIPDSAKGIVIFAHGSGSSRFSPRNRFVADYLQKQGLATLLFDLLTREEDEIDRLTAHLRFNIELLAERLVAVTDWISMNPDTSELDIGYFGASTGAAAALYAASERAERTKAVVSRGGRPDLADRVLGDVKAPTLLIVGSMDSAVIDMNKWALERLNSEKEMKLVSGATHLFEEPGTLEEAARLAGEWFVKYMGRNKLEK
- a CDS encoding sensor histidine kinase, coding for MLDIDNQKISKSFAHTDVVVILLLGLCVLLLTAYLDLFETVLSFMQTHEKWELDEIFILSLYFSIALAFFSFRRWREAKNEIGKRIELEKQLIHAVHEAEHANQAKSEFLANMSHEIRTPLNSIIGFSDLLLEEIFGSLNEEQTRHVRNISSSGKHLLELINQILDIAKVESGQMKLNRETFRVADTLEEVKTVLYPLASKKNIKLTFTSDDGATEINADKLKLKQIIFNLASNAIKFTPENGRVDIGMMISDGMLTVMVADTGIGIKKSEQDDIFEPFKQAGQMSNKEYQGTGLGLSIVREFVELHKGRIWVESDPGIGSTFIFEIPVHSEE
- a CDS encoding DUF1638 domain-containing protein; the protein is MTVMNITGCRMFEDEIVDTLCKDPKIDDIIIIENQESAGLTEKLEKCGISYRMISPDEISNLYSSANNNEYVVTVNIMPLSLHGDPKHLRDQVYGSIKRIADFSDGIFLFYGLCGNVLRRIEKDLDQLPCPVSILKDNEGKIVDDCIGAAIGGRKSFLKIVSGFNRKSAIVMTPMWVKNWQEMFQHSGFIENREDIEMARFVLDSMGYETVVKIDTGLQYTDGYHEMIEEFADTFQLNILEIKGKHEIINGSYAVFRDKVMESQTITGSGDVFAEIGNEIESPMVKTA
- a CDS encoding phosphoribosyltransferase, which translates into the protein MVVFKDRTDAGKRLAEELEEYAGRDDVILLALPRGGVPVAFEVAKELDLELDVFIVRKLGVPGYEELAMGAISSGGVKVMNMSVVDSLQISGEDIDSVVEAERKELERREELYRKGKAKLDVTGRTAILIDDGLATGATMKAAVQALRAQKPENIVVAVPTASKEACEEFAADVDKTVCLTTPEPFYGVGAWYEDFAQTSDREVCDLLKKAEDMNR
- a CDS encoding ATP-binding protein; translated protein: MTAIVDKDLCTGCGACVDSCPVEAISMNDQDLAEVDAEACVDCGDCVEICPVEAISLE